Proteins encoded in a region of the Acidobacteriota bacterium genome:
- a CDS encoding exodeoxyribonuclease V subunit gamma: MSNRIQEVTRYESVPAVVDLWIDSLDCPGEILILASTRAAADELARTLSLRNQGRMGLHRWTPAQLAAALATPDLAGGGLAPLSRLGLEALAARAGYRSREAGSPGYFAPVSGMPGFSRALASTLQDLRLAQARGDRLAQCSRGGPDLADLLELYTRELQAHALADRARLLELAAGALYGESPWAGLPVVLLDVPPRSRAEFRFFGSLIGRSPATLALVLSGDEPGMEAFRALLKVAAPTPPRNGGEAGGAALGRIRSSLFAAGEVAGGPMDPGFRLFSAVGEGHECVEIARSLLEEAKRGTAFDRMAVLLRNPEAYQSQMEEALARAGIPGYFSRGISRPDPAGRALLTLLECAEEGLTASRFAEYLSLGQVPRGHPSPDRVEQQPPWAGPGEDLELSFKSGGDAPAAAEGDPDPEDDRSPVIAGTLRTPAHWERLLVDAAVIGGRDRWESRLAVLESDLLAKRRRREAEGNEAAGQALRSRLDRLRNLRDFALPVIEFLGDFPHQQNWRAWLERLRRLSALALHRPDTVLSLLAELEPMGQVGPVTLTEVREVLSQRLGELRRDPPERPYGRVFVGTPGEACGRSFQVVCLPGLSEGIFPRKATEDPLLPDPLRQRVSGHLPLLADKIREERRLLRIALAAASRRLIASYPRMDLVRGRSRVPSLYALELMRAALGQLPDVQELERTSAAASSTRLGWTAPRDPARAIDDAEYDLSTLGPVLQAPKSQDTGQGRYLLLVNPWLARSLRARYKRWRPAWSDDDGILARSDSAARGILHKHRLRNRSYSATDLETFASCPYRFFLHSIQRLRPKEETLAPERMDPLTRGSLFHEVQSRLFRRLREEDLLPMNAGRLEDLLSRADQVLDQVAGAYRERMAPILPSVWESEVEDLRIDLRTWIRGASQESDGWVPIHFDYAFGLAGGEDRDRDSTPGEAVILDGMRLRGIVDLVEMHPSHRVLRITDHKTGKAREPIPQSVGQGETLQPLLYSLAAQELLGVPVVGGRLHYCTQRGNFRIHRLRLDREGRNRIGSVLETIDQAVGEGFLPAAPREESCATCDYRAVCGPYEELRADLKESRPLEPLLQLRKLP; encoded by the coding sequence ATGTCCAATCGAATTCAGGAGGTCACCCGATACGAGTCGGTCCCCGCCGTCGTGGATCTCTGGATTGATTCCCTGGACTGCCCCGGCGAGATTCTGATCCTGGCGTCGACCCGGGCGGCGGCCGACGAATTGGCGAGAACCCTGTCTCTGCGCAACCAGGGCCGGATGGGTCTCCATCGGTGGACACCGGCACAACTGGCGGCGGCGCTGGCGACCCCGGATCTGGCGGGAGGGGGCCTGGCTCCCCTGAGCCGGCTGGGACTGGAGGCCCTGGCCGCTCGGGCCGGTTACCGGAGCCGGGAAGCAGGCAGCCCAGGTTACTTTGCTCCCGTCTCCGGTATGCCCGGCTTCTCCCGCGCCCTGGCGTCCACGCTACAGGACCTGCGTCTGGCTCAAGCCCGCGGTGACCGGTTGGCGCAATGCAGCCGGGGCGGACCCGATCTGGCCGACCTGCTGGAGCTGTACACGCGGGAACTCCAGGCACATGCCCTGGCCGACCGGGCCAGGTTGTTGGAGCTGGCGGCCGGGGCTCTTTACGGAGAGTCTCCGTGGGCCGGACTTCCCGTGGTGCTGTTGGACGTTCCTCCCCGTTCCCGGGCCGAGTTCCGCTTTTTCGGCTCTCTCATCGGCAGGTCTCCGGCGACGCTGGCCCTGGTTCTCTCGGGGGACGAACCGGGCATGGAGGCCTTCCGGGCGCTGTTGAAAGTGGCGGCTCCAACCCCGCCCCGGAACGGAGGAGAGGCCGGCGGGGCCGCTCTGGGCCGAATCCGGTCGAGCCTCTTCGCTGCCGGAGAGGTCGCCGGCGGTCCCATGGATCCCGGCTTTCGACTCTTTTCGGCCGTGGGCGAGGGTCACGAGTGCGTGGAGATCGCCCGGTCCCTCCTGGAGGAGGCCAAGCGGGGAACGGCCTTCGACCGGATGGCGGTCCTGTTGCGCAATCCGGAGGCCTACCAGTCCCAGATGGAGGAGGCGCTGGCCCGTGCAGGCATCCCCGGCTACTTCAGCCGGGGCATCTCGCGTCCCGACCCGGCGGGACGGGCTCTTCTGACCCTCCTGGAGTGCGCCGAGGAGGGCCTCACGGCCAGCCGATTCGCGGAGTACCTCTCCCTGGGCCAGGTTCCGCGCGGCCACCCCTCCCCGGATCGGGTCGAGCAGCAACCTCCCTGGGCCGGTCCGGGGGAAGACCTGGAGCTGAGCTTCAAGTCCGGCGGCGACGCGCCCGCGGCGGCGGAGGGCGACCCGGACCCGGAAGACGACCGTTCTCCGGTGATCGCCGGCACCCTCAGGACTCCGGCTCACTGGGAACGGCTCCTGGTGGATGCCGCCGTCATCGGCGGCAGGGACCGCTGGGAGAGCCGGCTCGCCGTCCTGGAATCGGACCTCCTGGCGAAACGGAGACGAAGGGAGGCGGAGGGGAACGAAGCGGCGGGACAGGCGCTCCGGAGCCGATTGGACCGGCTCAGGAACCTCAGGGATTTTGCCCTGCCGGTCATCGAGTTTCTGGGAGACTTTCCTCACCAGCAGAACTGGCGGGCCTGGCTGGAGCGGCTCCGCCGGCTGTCCGCCCTGGCTCTGCACCGGCCGGACACGGTGCTGTCCCTCCTGGCCGAACTGGAGCCCATGGGACAGGTGGGACCGGTGACCCTCACCGAGGTGAGAGAGGTCCTGAGCCAACGCCTCGGCGAACTGAGACGGGACCCGCCGGAGAGACCCTACGGCCGGGTCTTCGTCGGAACGCCGGGGGAGGCGTGCGGCCGGTCCTTCCAGGTGGTCTGTCTTCCCGGACTCTCGGAGGGAATCTTCCCCCGCAAGGCAACCGAGGACCCGCTGCTGCCGGACCCGCTGCGCCAGCGGGTTTCGGGCCACCTTCCCTTGCTGGCGGACAAGATCCGGGAGGAGCGCCGGTTGTTGCGCATCGCTCTGGCCGCGGCCTCCCGGCGCCTCATCGCTTCCTACCCGCGCATGGACCTGGTGCGGGGACGGTCCCGGGTCCCCTCCCTCTACGCCCTGGAACTGATGCGCGCGGCCTTGGGACAATTGCCCGACGTCCAGGAACTGGAACGGACGAGCGCCGCGGCCTCCAGCACCCGTCTGGGTTGGACCGCGCCCCGGGATCCCGCTCGTGCCATCGACGACGCCGAGTACGATCTGTCCACGCTGGGGCCGGTCCTGCAGGCGCCGAAATCTCAGGACACGGGCCAGGGGCGGTACCTGCTCCTGGTGAATCCGTGGCTGGCGCGGTCTTTGCGGGCACGCTACAAGCGCTGGCGCCCGGCCTGGTCGGACGACGACGGGATTCTGGCCCGGTCCGATTCCGCGGCCCGCGGGATTCTGCACAAGCACCGGCTCCGCAATCGAAGCTATTCCGCCACGGACCTGGAAACATTCGCCTCCTGTCCGTACCGCTTCTTCCTCCACTCCATCCAGAGGTTGCGGCCGAAAGAGGAAACCCTGGCTCCGGAACGCATGGATCCCCTGACCCGGGGCTCCCTCTTCCACGAAGTCCAGTCCCGGCTCTTTCGCCGGCTCCGGGAAGAGGACCTGCTCCCCATGAACGCTGGAAGGTTGGAGGACCTCCTGAGCCGGGCGGACCAGGTGCTGGACCAGGTCGCCGGGGCCTACCGGGAACGCATGGCTCCAATTCTCCCTTCGGTCTGGGAGTCGGAGGTCGAGGACCTGCGAATCGACCTCCGGACCTGGATCCGCGGCGCCAGCCAGGAGTCGGACGGATGGGTGCCGATCCACTTCGACTACGCTTTCGGCCTTGCCGGAGGCGAGGACCGGGACCGGGACAGCACTCCCGGAGAGGCCGTCATCCTGGACGGGATGCGGCTCCGGGGGATCGTCGACCTGGTGGAAATGCATCCCTCTCACCGCGTCCTCCGGATCACCGACCACAAGACCGGCAAAGCCAGGGAGCCCATACCCCAGTCGGTGGGACAAGGCGAAACCCTCCAACCCCTCCTCTATTCCCTGGCTGCCCAGGAACTCCTGGGCGTCCCGGTCGTTGGGGGACGCCTCCACTATTGCACCCAGAGAGGGAACTTCCGGATCCACCGGCTCCGGCTCGACCGGGAGGGCCGGAACCGGATCGGATCAGTGCTGGAGACCATCGACCAGGCGGTGGGCGAAGGCTTCCTTCCCGCCGCGCCTCGCGAGGAGAGTTGCGCCACCTGCGATTACCGGGCGGTCTGCGGACCGTACGAAGAACTGCGCGCCGACCTCAAGGAAAGCCGGCCCCTGGAGCCTCTCCTGCAGCTTCGCAAACTTCCCTGA
- a CDS encoding PQQ-binding-like beta-propeller repeat protein, with amino-acid sequence MRKSVWVLVLALPVATVGVCGAGDWPQFRGSPSLTGVSGARLPSSPELAWTHEAGDPIESSAAVSGGRVFVGTAGGELHAVDLESGALAWRYEAQDAIGESSAAVSGGSVYIADLSGMLHAVSEADGTRRWTFQTDGEVKSSPVVLSDSVLVGSYDGYLYCISAGGGDLRWKRETDGPLHCTPGVLDGIAYVSGCDGMLRGIRVSDGEPVVTVDVGAYTGASPSLAGDRAVFGTFDNQVLAVGLKSGAVLWRYQAPERAAPFYSSAARFGGKVVVGGRDKLVHCLDADTGKALWTHATRARVDSSPAIADGRVWVGSYDGRLYSLDLETGKPLWEFRTGGRISASPAVAAGRVIVGSQDGLLYCFGAASR; translated from the coding sequence TTGCGAAAATCGGTCTGGGTGTTGGTGTTGGCGCTTCCGGTGGCGACCGTCGGCGTGTGCGGCGCCGGGGATTGGCCCCAGTTCCGGGGGAGTCCCTCCCTGACCGGCGTGTCCGGCGCACGGTTGCCGTCCTCTCCCGAACTCGCCTGGACTCATGAGGCGGGCGATCCCATCGAGTCCTCGGCTGCCGTCAGTGGTGGGCGCGTCTTCGTCGGTACGGCGGGAGGCGAGCTGCACGCCGTCGACCTGGAATCGGGCGCGTTGGCCTGGCGGTACGAGGCGCAGGACGCCATTGGAGAGTCCTCGGCTGCCGTTTCCGGCGGCAGCGTCTATATCGCCGATTTGTCGGGAATGCTCCACGCCGTGTCCGAGGCCGACGGGACCAGGCGCTGGACCTTTCAGACCGACGGTGAGGTGAAATCTTCCCCGGTGGTGTTGTCAGACTCGGTCCTGGTCGGTTCCTACGACGGGTACCTCTATTGCATTTCCGCCGGCGGAGGGGACCTTCGCTGGAAGCGGGAGACGGACGGACCGCTCCACTGCACCCCCGGAGTTCTCGACGGAATCGCCTACGTTTCAGGGTGCGACGGCATGTTGCGCGGGATCCGGGTCTCCGACGGAGAGCCGGTGGTCACGGTGGATGTGGGCGCCTACACCGGGGCCTCCCCGTCCCTCGCCGGAGACAGGGCCGTCTTCGGGACCTTCGACAACCAGGTGCTGGCCGTGGGGCTGAAATCCGGCGCCGTTCTCTGGCGTTACCAGGCTCCGGAGCGGGCGGCGCCGTTTTACTCGTCCGCCGCCCGGTTCGGCGGGAAGGTCGTGGTGGGAGGACGGGACAAACTGGTTCATTGCCTGGATGCCGACACCGGAAAGGCGTTGTGGACCCATGCCACCCGGGCTCGAGTGGACTCCTCTCCGGCCATTGCCGATGGGCGGGTCTGGGTCGGTTCCTACGACGGCCGGCTCTACTCGCTGGACCTGGAGACCGGGAAGCCGTTGTGGGAGTTTCGAACGGGCGGGAGGATTTCCGCTTCCCCCGCGGTGGCGGCCGGCCGGGTCATCGTCGGGTCCCAGGACGGACTGCTCTACTGTTTCGGCGCCGCTTCCCGGTGA
- a CDS encoding AMP-binding protein, with amino-acid sequence MEPPGPEAIRKRQREKLQRLLETVLASNPFYREKLGPTPLTRKPPSLREFRRQVPFTGKRELLEDQVRNPPFGRNLSFPLHRYTRFNQTSGSRGEPLRCLDTAETWDKMLECWKTVYRMSGVRPGDRIFFAFSFGPFLGFWTAFDAAQALGTLCIPGGGQSSLGRLRAILDNRVDVLCATPTYALHLAEVASENGLSLEQSPVRILLTAGEPGGCIEATRTRLEAAWGARLRDHHGMTEVGPVSYECPSRRGVLHVLENACLAEVVDPATSRPIAPGETGELILTTLDRVGSPVLRYRTGDLVKPSTMSPCACGRFELALEGGVLGRVDDMVVIRGVNLFPAAVEEVIRKRPEISEYRVEVHESGVLKEMTIQIESSLGEGGARQLERELHAAFALRIPVSPVPPGTLPRFEMKSRRWVMK; translated from the coding sequence ATGGAGCCCCCCGGACCGGAAGCCATCCGGAAACGGCAGCGTGAGAAACTGCAGCGGCTGCTGGAAACGGTCCTGGCCTCGAATCCGTTCTACCGGGAGAAGCTGGGCCCCACACCGCTGACACGGAAGCCTCCGAGCCTCCGCGAGTTTCGGCGCCAGGTTCCGTTCACCGGGAAACGGGAGCTCCTGGAGGACCAGGTCCGGAATCCTCCCTTCGGCCGCAACCTGAGCTTTCCGCTGCACCGTTACACCCGTTTCAACCAGACCAGCGGCAGCCGGGGCGAACCGCTCCGTTGCCTGGACACCGCCGAGACCTGGGACAAGATGCTGGAGTGCTGGAAGACCGTCTACCGGATGTCGGGAGTGAGGCCCGGGGACCGCATCTTCTTCGCCTTCTCCTTCGGCCCCTTCCTGGGTTTCTGGACCGCCTTCGACGCGGCGCAAGCCCTGGGGACACTCTGTATTCCGGGCGGCGGGCAGAGCAGCCTGGGGCGCCTGCGAGCCATTCTGGACAACCGGGTGGACGTCCTCTGCGCCACGCCGACCTACGCCCTGCACCTGGCTGAGGTCGCGTCGGAAAACGGCCTCTCGCTGGAGCAGTCCCCGGTTCGAATCCTGTTGACGGCCGGAGAACCGGGGGGGTGCATCGAGGCCACCCGGACGCGCCTGGAAGCCGCCTGGGGAGCCCGCCTTCGCGACCACCACGGCATGACCGAGGTGGGCCCCGTCAGCTACGAGTGCCCTTCCCGTCGGGGCGTCCTGCACGTCCTGGAAAACGCCTGTCTGGCCGAGGTGGTGGACCCGGCCACCTCCCGTCCCATCGCCCCGGGGGAGACGGGGGAGTTGATTCTGACCACGCTGGACCGGGTCGGGTCGCCGGTCCTGCGCTACCGGACCGGAGACTTGGTGAAACCGTCCACCATGAGCCCCTGCGCCTGCGGCCGATTCGAGCTGGCGCTGGAAGGCGGCGTTCTGGGGAGGGTCGACGACATGGTGGTGATCCGGGGCGTGAACCTGTTTCCGGCCGCCGTCGAGGAGGTGATCCGGAAACGCCCGGAAATCTCCGAGTACCGGGTGGAGGTCCACGAGTCGGGCGTGCTCAAGGAAATGACGATCCAGATCGAGTCGAGCCTGGGGGAAGGGGGAGCCCGGCAACTGGAGCGGGAGCTTCACGCCGCCTTCGCGCTGAGAATTCCCGTCTCGCCGGTGCCGCCGGGGACTCTGCCCCGCTTCGAAATGAAGTCACGGCGCTGGGTTATGAAGTGA
- a CDS encoding thioesterase family protein → MAYEFKASRRIQFADTDMAGIVHFANFFRFMEETEHEFYRSLGFAGHFSGPRGTLGWPRLSASCDYRKPLRFEDVVEIHLLVRAKEEKSLLLDFIFRKQSRNGLQVVAAGALKVVCVRVSEETGLMSSIPIPPEISARIDAAPSRLLESL, encoded by the coding sequence GTGGCGTACGAGTTCAAGGCCAGCCGCCGGATCCAGTTCGCGGACACGGACATGGCCGGCATCGTCCACTTCGCCAACTTTTTCCGCTTCATGGAGGAGACGGAGCACGAGTTCTACCGCTCGCTGGGATTCGCGGGTCACTTCAGCGGGCCCCGGGGGACGTTGGGTTGGCCCCGGCTCAGCGCCAGTTGCGACTACCGGAAACCCCTCCGGTTCGAGGACGTGGTGGAGATCCACCTCCTGGTGCGCGCCAAGGAGGAAAAATCCCTCCTCCTGGATTTTATTTTCCGGAAACAGTCCCGCAACGGTCTCCAGGTGGTGGCGGCCGGCGCCCTCAAGGTCGTCTGCGTCCGGGTCTCCGAGGAGACGGGCCTCATGTCCTCCATCCCCATCCCGCCTGAAATCTCCGCCCGGATCGACGCCGCTCCTTCCCGCCTGCTGGAGAGCCTTTGA
- a CDS encoding NAD(P)/FAD-dependent oxidoreductase has protein sequence MTETVRDYDVVVAGGGPAGATTAALLAQTGWKVLVLEKERFPRYSVGESLMPYCYFTLERLGLIEQLKRSAFPRKYSVQFVSTGGRVSQPFYFFQHLDHEASTTWQVLRSEFDSLLLDNARAKGATVREEVSVTRLVREAGSVTGVEAVTRDGERFRVLAPMTVDATGRAAVSAASNRWRIRDRALNRAALWTYYRGALRDPGLDEGATTIAYLPEKGWFWYIPLPDDQVSVGAVAHKSYLFRDSRDLQNIFDREIQRNPWIRKHVASGRQEGPVRLTGDYSYRSRYCAAPGLVLVGDAFAFLDPIFSSGVFLALKSGEMAADAIDDALKAGDVGADRFARYGRDLTRGIEAMRRLVYAFYDREFSFRRLLNRHGDLRGDLTDCLIGHLFREFDDLFGAIEELVELPPPLKHGHPLAGEGFRPPLRRAATATGPAIR, from the coding sequence ACGACGTGGTGGTGGCCGGGGGAGGACCCGCCGGCGCGACCACCGCCGCCTTGCTGGCCCAGACCGGATGGAAGGTGCTGGTGCTGGAGAAGGAGCGGTTTCCCCGCTACTCGGTGGGGGAATCGCTGATGCCCTATTGCTACTTCACCCTGGAGCGACTGGGACTGATCGAGCAGCTCAAGCGTTCGGCCTTTCCCCGCAAATACAGCGTCCAGTTCGTCTCCACCGGGGGACGCGTCTCCCAGCCCTTCTACTTTTTTCAGCACCTGGACCACGAAGCCTCCACCACCTGGCAGGTCCTGCGCAGCGAGTTCGATTCTCTCCTGCTGGACAACGCCCGGGCCAAGGGAGCCACGGTCCGGGAAGAGGTCTCGGTCACCCGCCTGGTCCGGGAAGCGGGTTCGGTCACGGGCGTGGAGGCCGTCACCCGCGACGGCGAGAGGTTCCGGGTCCTGGCGCCCATGACCGTCGACGCCACGGGCCGAGCCGCCGTGTCCGCCGCCTCCAACCGCTGGAGGATACGGGACCGGGCCCTGAACCGGGCGGCGCTCTGGACCTACTATCGGGGCGCGCTCCGGGACCCGGGGCTGGACGAAGGAGCCACCACCATCGCCTACCTGCCCGAGAAGGGGTGGTTCTGGTACATCCCGCTCCCGGACGATCAGGTCAGTGTCGGCGCCGTAGCCCACAAGAGCTACCTGTTTCGCGACTCCCGGGACCTCCAGAACATTTTCGACCGCGAGATCCAGCGCAATCCGTGGATCCGCAAGCACGTGGCCTCGGGACGCCAGGAGGGTCCGGTGAGATTGACGGGGGACTACTCGTACCGTTCACGCTACTGCGCCGCCCCGGGCTTGGTGCTGGTGGGAGACGCCTTCGCCTTCCTGGACCCCATCTTCTCCTCCGGCGTGTTCCTGGCGCTGAAGAGCGGAGAGATGGCCGCGGACGCCATCGACGACGCCCTCAAGGCGGGTGACGTCGGCGCGGACCGTTTCGCCCGGTATGGACGCGACCTGACTCGGGGCATCGAGGCCATGCGGCGCCTGGTCTATGCCTTCTACGACCGGGAGTTCAGCTTCCGGCGGCTTCTGAACCGGCATGGGGACCTGAGGGGCGACCTCACCGACTGCCTCATCGGCCACCTCTTCCGGGAGTTCGACGATCTTTTCGGCGCCATCGAGGAGCTGGTGGAGTTGCCGCCGCCCTTGAAACATGGCCATCCGCTGGCCGGGGAGGGCTTTCGCCCGCCCCTCCGCCGGGCCGCAACCGCAACCGGACCAGCGATCAGGTAG